The bacterium genome includes the window GCGATGGAGAATAGCGGCGGACTGTTCCGCGAGATATTTATCGTTGTCAAAGCCGATCGGCCCCGGCATCAGATGGTCACTCCTGTAATCTATGTTCGGTTTCCGCGCAAGGCCTGGTGAAAGAAAAGGCCTACATGCGCCTGTTGCGTTTGTGCGGGCCGGAAAGGCCGGCGGCGAAGCGGAGACCTTGCCCATTCATTCCGCTGCGTGGCGAACCTGATCGATCAATTGCGGAACCTGTTTCACCGTCACGTTGCTGTACACTCTGTCATTGATCGTGACCACAGGCGCCAGCGCACACACGCCGAGGCAACGGCTTACCTCCAGGGAGAACAATCCATCGCTGGAGGTTTCACCCAATTCAATGCCGAGCTCTGTCCGGAAGGCATCCAGTATCTTGTCAGCGCCTTTGACGAAACAGGCGGTGCCGAGGCATACCGAGACGGCGTATTTGCCGCGCGGCTGCAG containing:
- the nuoE gene encoding NADH-quinone oxidoreductase subunit NuoE → DQAILDFIDLCKTKPHSDSYLIAVLHKVQQTYGYLSEEHMYEVAQRLQVPTSVVSGVATFYHFFRLQPRGKYAVSVCLGTACFVKGADKILDAFRTELGIELGETSSDGLFSLEVSRCLGVCALAPVVTINDRVYSNVTVKQVPQLIDQVRHAAE